The nucleotide window CAAGAATGATAATCTAGCGTTAAATATTCTTAGACTAGCAGATGAACTTAACGCAGATCATGCCCTAACGTATGCAAAATTGACTCATAAGAGACTAGAAGAGATTACACCAAAGATTGAGGAGTTAGTTAAGATGGGATTATTAGAAGAAAAGAATTCGAAGATAATTAAATTTGCCGATAGAAAAGCTAAGCCGAAAAAGGAAACAAGGACTCACCATAAATATTACGGTCTGTCAAGGATTGGAGAATTAGTGGTTAGGGAGATGAAAAGAAGGGGGATTTTACCTAAGTAATTCTTTTACATTATGTATGACTTTTGGTATAGCTTCTGTAATATCTTCATTTATAATTGTGTTGTAATTCTTTTTAACTATTTCACTTATTATTTCATCTATTTTTCTTCTCGCTATTAACTCAACTATTTTAGCTCTTCTGTCTATTATTCTCTTTTTAAATAACTCTTTTTGTTTCAAATAATTAAGATGATCCTCTATTTTGTTCACTAATTCAATAATTCCCTCATTTTTTATTGCTACAGTCTTAACAATAAGTGGTTTCCATCCATTTCTGTAGGAAATCTCTGCACTATCAATAGCGAATTTTAGTGTATTAAATGCCAATTCAGCATCTTGTCTGTCAGCCTTATTTAAAACGTATATATCTCCAATTTCCATTATTCCAGCCTTCAACGCTTGTATATCATCTCCCGCACCGGGTATTGATACTACTAAAATTGTGTGAACACTCTGCTCTACTTCCGTATCTGTTTGTCCAGCCCCTACGGTCTCTATTATTATTTTATCATATCCTAATCCATCTAGAGCTTCAGTAAGCATTAGTGCTTCTGCTGAAATTCCACCAAGATATCCTCTAGATCCTATACTTCTCACGAAAACGTTTTTGAGCATTGTCTTATCTTGAAATCTTAACCTATTTCCCATAAAGGAACCCATAGTGTATGGACTAGATGGGTCTATTACTATCACTCCAACTCGATGCCCTCTAGATACGTATTCTTGGATTAATCCGCCTATTATGGTACTCTTCCCTGACCCGGGGATTCCGGTTATGCCAATAACATGTGCATTTCCCGATCTTTTTGAGAGAGTTCCTAATGCACTTATTCCTTCATCGGTCATGTACTCAATCTTTGTTAATAACCTAGCTATTGCTAATTCATTTCCATTTAATGCTTCTTCTATTAATTTTGATAAATTGTTATTCAACACTTATACCTCTTTTTTCCCTTGCTACCTTTTTAACCTTCTCTACTATTTCTTTAAGACTACTACCAGGCAGAAAGACTTCATCAACTCCCATTTCTTTTAACTTTTTAATATCCTCTGGCGGTATTACTCCTCCAACTATTAATCCTACATCATTTAATCCATTTTGTTTCATTATCTCTACTACTTTTGGTATCAACTCCAAATGAGCTCCGCTTAATATGCTAATTCCTATAACGTCTGCGTCTTCCTGCAATGCAGCTCTTACTATCTGTTCTGGAGTTTGTCTTAATCCAGTATACACTACCTCCATTCCCGCATCTTTTAGTGCTCTTGCAACTACTTTTGCCCCTCTATCGTGCCCATCTAAACCTAATTTTGCCACAATAACCTTAATTCTTTTTGTTGTAATCATCATTATTACTAATACTTAAAACGTTTAAACTTTTTGCTAATCGTTTTGTTTACCCTTAAGGTCGATAAATATGGGTAAAAGTTTAATAATCACGCTTATTAAACACTCATCATATGTTTAAGATGTGGTATCTTCATATCTCTATTGCAATAATTGCACTGATTCTATCTAGCTTAGTAGTGTTGGAATTCGTTAGAATGAGAAAAGAATTTAGAGGGAAGTTAACTACAGTCCTAGTATTGCTTGGTAGCTTTTTAATTGCTCAATTTGGATCCTTTCTCTTAGACTTTATCATGTGGTCAAATGATAAGAATCCTTTATATATTTATCCATCTTTGTTGACTATTTCCCTTTCATTCATTACTATACTTTTATTCTACTATTATGTTACAAAGATTTAAGTTTTTTATATTTTCTACCCACATCATAAACTGATATCATAGTAATTATGAAAATTATTATTAATGAAAATATGTCAGCTGAAAAGGGATGGCTTATAATAAGATATATTAGGATTATAAGTGAGGAGGCTAGAAAAGAAGTAAGAAACACGGATCTAGGAATAAGTGCACTTCTAAACCTTACGTAATCTTCTAATATTACTTTAGTAACTATATACCCTTCATCAACTTCCTTAACTAGCCCATCTTCGATCAGTTTCTTAATATGATAACTTACGATGGATGGAGAACTCAAATTAAGATCCTTTTGTATTTTCCTAATTCCAACTGGCCTTCTCTGCCTAAGAAGGTATAGGTATATTCTCTTAGCAGTCCCTGTCAACTCCTCTTCCATTAACTACATATAGTTTTACGTTACAAATAAGGTTTTCTATCTAAAAATCTAGTTTCCCCTAATTCCAAATATCTTCTGTTCACATAAATAAGCAAATTGGAAAATTCTCATAACTTGATAAACTCAAAAAAGATTGCTAGGGTAGGGCAGTTTCTTACAATCGTAAATAGTAGATAGCTGTAGTGAATAGATATATATACCATGTGGATATCGTAGTTAATGTGAAGCAGTACTTAATGGTTATCGCTGGCGTGTTAGTTAGCTTAGCCATTGCGTCTTTAGTAGTTTATATCTCTCATATGTTTATAATATATAATATAAAGAAGCCTAACATAGTGGAGCGACAATCTGGTTATTTTCCGGAAATGTATGAGTTAACTGTAAATATAACACCAGCAAAGGCAAGCTATGCGAATTCCTATCTTATCTGGTCCCCTCTCCAATCTTCTTTAGTAGTTAACAAAGATCCGATATTTCACGTTTATCCGAGTATAATTGATTTGAATTCATTTAATAATTCTGTTATAATAACTCTTTATTACTCGGTTCAAGATAGAGTAAATATAGCTATAACTCAGCAAATTTTTAATGTTAGCGTAGTTAATACTACTGTAATTAACGATGAGATTGTAGCTACTCAACTAAAAGTTACATTCTATAACGCGTCTCCAAATACGATATATTTAATTCCGATATGGAACCAGTATAATGTTACGTACTATGTTCTAGTCTACTATGAGTAGGTCAGTCCATCGACCTTTCTTCACTAATCAAGATGATGTTGGCATCATCATGTGCCCCGTTCGGCTGTGAGCCTTTCACTCGTTTTATAATTTCTCGTCAGGCCCAGATAGGGAACGGGGCTTTCTCAACCTTTTATATAATCTATACAAGAATATAACAATTACTATCTGACCTATATCCAACTGTAATGTAGCAGCATGGTTATAAACTATTTCAATGAGAAAAGGTAGCATTTGCATCTGCGGTCTCCATACGTACCATATGAGGTAATAATTAAGGTAATTTAGAAATACAAAACTTATAGCAGATGTGTCTATGATCATGTTGTAATAATCATTTTTAAAAGTAGAGATTAATAGAATAGATATTATAAATATAATTAGCGCTATAAATGCAGAAAATGAGACTCCTACCGGAATCGTAAGATTATATGTTACTCCACTACTTGCTCTATATACAAGCGGTTCATCTATTGGAACTAAAGGAGCCATTGAAAGTAGTATAATCGTCAATATTATTGAACCCACTAACACCCAAATATAATATTCAGAATTTTTCATAAGCGATATGGGTATATAATAAATTATAACTTTATTCCTCATCATCTGCTTTGTGGACTTATTGAATTTTCACATAGGGTTAATATTTATTGCAAACCTAAATTGTATATCTTCAGATTAATTGAAAGGGCACTAATAGTGGTTTAGTGTAAAAATATTCAACAGATTAACTAAGCATCTCAGCATTAAGTATATCTATATATAAAATCCTTTAGCAAGTTATTTCATGTTATGTCTACCACAAAAAAATTCTATGAACTTCAAGATTTAATTTTAGCCAAGGTGTCCTTAGAAAAGGTAAAGTTGCATATCGAAGAAAGGAAAGATAGAACAATTTTCAAATGGGTTAGAAAAGAGTTAACAGGGTTTTTCAGAAAATTTTCTAACGTAGAAGAATTTAGAGAATTGGTGAATAATATTAATAAAGGGCTAGAAGAGGAAAACTATGAAGTAGTTCTTGAAAATATCAAAAGATCATTGGATATTATATCAGAGGAAATCGAAAAATTCTATCAAGATTTACAGAAAATGCAATAATTCTACTACTCCTACTCTATTTATGTACATCGTATATATAGCAACTACTATAATAATTATTGCAAATAGTTTCCTTAAAGTTTGTCTTGGCATTCTTGACGCAATTGTGGATCCAGTATATCCACCAACTACTCCTCCTAATAGGTATAGTAAGCTTATCACTATATCAACATACCCATACACCGCGTATGTAATTGCTGCCGTAACACCAAACGTACCTACTGCAATTAGTGATGTACCGACAGCCCTAAGCATATCTAAACCAGTGCTGAACAATAAACCTGGAACTACCAGAAACCCTCCTCCTATTCCGAAGTATCCAGAGGCAAACCCTACTAAAAACCCTGCTGGGATTACTTTAGTTACTTTTATTCTTTCACGTAGACTCAATTTATGAGAGTTATTGTATAATACGCTTCTATTAGGATTGCATTTAGATCTCCACATTCTAATTGCTACTGCGATCATCAGAAAGCCGAAGAGAAATAGGATTAACGCCCCCGACATTAAATGGCTCAGATAAGCCCCTATTACATCCCCTATTACTCCTGGAATTGTGAATATTATTCCTTCTGGTACTCTAACATTACCTCTCCTAAAATGCATATAAGAGTTGATGTAGGAATTTAGACCGACCGCAAGTGCTGTAGTTCCTAAGGTAAGATGTGTTATATAGGTATATTCTGGTGATCCAGGTGGAATTCCATTTGCTAAACCTACAAAGTATAATAGAAGGGGAATTGCGAGAATCGAACCTCCTCCTCCAATAAGACCGAGGCTGAATCCTACCAATATTCCAGAAATGATAGAAAGCAAGTATTGTAATTGAGTTACGGTGATTTGAAATGTTGGATCTTGAAACATAATAACTAAATCTTGTTTTAACTTTAAAAAGTTTATGATTATGTAAAACTTTGTAAGTCCTTTTAAAGCTAACTTTATTAAATTTGTTAGACTTTTCTTTAATAAATGATTTTTAAGCCAAGTTATAATATCATTATGTAGAGATGAGAGTGTTGATAGTAATTTTATTAATTTAAAATAAATTGTGTAAATTGTTTTTGCGTGTGGAATAAGTCCTTTTGCTTAGCGTAATATCTTTTTGGGTGAACGTAGTTATCATGAGGGGATTGCGAGTAAGTACTTTAGAATAGGGTAGTTTACTTGCACGATGGTTTATCAGTTTACAATGCCTTTGATTGGTTTAATGTTGGGCACAAGAGGGTTACGTTAGGCGATTACACTGAAGAAGGGTTTAGGAAATTAAAGTATAGAGTCTCTTCAATGGACTTCGCTTGTAATTCCAATAAGTTAATGAGTTGGTTCTCGACCTTCTTCTTAATCTACAACCTCCTTTACATTCAAGTGTATTTAGTGGATAAGGGAGTGATGATAAATGCAAACATTTCAACTACATGAAATTGTTGTCCACACTCAGATATGATGGGCAATTCAGGTATCCATTATGAATTCACTTTATTTCAAAGAAGCTACGAAATTAACTAAATGAAGGCGACTAACTAGCAGAGATACACGATTACCAGTATTAACATTTTTATAACTGCATTATTCGCAAATTGCAATTCGCAAAGAAGAGCTGAATCGCCCGAAATGATAAATTAACGCTTTAGATCCAAGGTTTATGATTAAAAACTCTTGCATGAATTCGCCAAATTAGAGCGGTATCTCTAACCCGTGTGGACAGTAAGAAGGCTTTCCTAAGTAATTATACAATTTATCGATAATCTCCTCGGGTATAAGATAGTCAAACTGTTTGGAATATTCACAAGCTGTTTGTTTATCTATTCCAATATTAACAAGTAGTATCTCTATCACTCTATGAGCTTTTATTAGGTAATTTATACTTCTCGTTCCATTATTGGTAATCCACACGCCATCTTCTTTCTTTTTCACTAATCCTTTCTCTTCTAAATGGGATACTTCCTCAAAAACGCTTGACGGAGCTATTTTTAGATCCTTTGCAATTCTATTTATCTTTGCACCTTCCCCACTGTCATTGTATCTTTTTATGGTAAGCAGATATGAGAATTCTCTTCGTGATAAGTTAGACATCTGTGAATCAACTCTCAATAAAAATAAATAAAGTTTTGTTCTAAAACATACAATCGTGAAAGAGAATATTTCCGCTCTTGTTACACCCTATGACGATAAGGAAAATATAAATACTGAAGCGTTACAACAGCTATTGGACTTTTTAATTAAAAAAGGAATTAAGGACTTTTGGGTTCTTGGCACTAGTGGAGAGTTTAATATGCTTTCTCAAGATGAGAGAATATTAGTAGTTAGTAAAATACGTGAGATGGTTAAAGGTAAAATATATGTAGGTGTCAATGAGAACTCAACCAGAAATAGTCTAATATTAGCTAAAAAATACTATGATCTAGGTGTTGATTATATTTTTTCAGTTCCACCTATTTATCATAAACCTTCAGAAAAAGGACTAATATCGTATTTTAGCGAGTTGCGTAATGCTATAGATTTACCATTATTCATATATAATATACCCTCCTTTACAGGATATAATGTTCCTCTTCATATAATTGAGAAGCTAGCGAGAGAGTACGTATTAGATGGTATGAAGTACTCAACTACAGATTTTGTCTCTTTTCTAAAGTATTTAAAGGCACTAAAAGGAGTAAATAAGAACTTCAAAGTATTCATTGGCGAGGATAGGATGATCCTTTCCGCTCTTATTTTAGATACTGATGGTGCAGTTTCTGGTATTTCCAATTTAGTTCCTGAATTAGTCACCAATTTATTCTTGGAATTTGATAGAGGTAACATTCAGAGGGCTATAGAGATTCAGAGAATTTTGAACAAATTGGTAGACGTGGTAAGTTTAGGCGATTATCCCAGTGGTATTAAGATAGGTTTAAGGTATAGGGGAATTAATGTCGGTAGTGTTAGGAAACCTTTATTAGAGGATAGTAGAGCCGAAGGTGAAATATATAATGTACTGAAAGAATTAGGTATATAGGAATGATGAAGGTCGATGGGAATTACTGGATAATGAGGAAAATTATCCCCGGCTGAGGAATTATGGATAACTTGGATCTTATTGCAGATGAGGTAAGAAAATGCCAAAAGTGTAAGTTATGGAAATTTAGGAAAAATGCTGTACCCGGAGAGGGTAATAGCAAAGCCGAAATTATGTTTATAGGAGAAGCACCTGGAGAGAATGAGGATATTGAGGGCAAACCTTTTGTTGGGGTAGCCGGTAAACTTCTAACTAGACTTATAAATGAGATCTTAGGTCTCAGTAGAGAAGACGTGTTTATAACGAATTTAGTCAAATGCAGGCCTCCAAATAATAGGGATCCGGAAGAAGATGAAATACTTGCTTGCTCTCCATATTTAACTAGACAAATTGAATCTATAAGACCTCATATTATAATAACTTTAGGTAGGCATTCTACGTCTTATCTATTTAAGAAAATGAACATGAAAATGGAATCCATCGGGAAAGTTAGGGGAAAATTTTATACGTGGAATATATACGGATATAAGATTCTAGTATTTCCCACATATCATCCAGCTGCAGCTCTTTATAATCCCCCTATTAGAAAAGTACTAGAAGAAGACTTCAGAAAAGTTAAAGAAGCATTAAGTTCAAAACCTATTACTCTGGATAATTTCTTGTATGGATCTGGGGATAAAGGGGAAAAAGGTAATAGTAACAGCGGCAAGTAAAGGTATAGGTTTGGCCATAGCTAAGCGTTTTTTAGAGGAGGGTGCTAAAGTCATCATTTCATCTAATGACGAATCAAACTTAATGAAAGCATACAATAAACTAAAGGAGATTCATAGTGAAAATGTAAGTTACATAAAAGCAGATTTGATGAATCCACACGAAGTTAAGTCTCTAGTTCATGAGGGCTATAGAAAACTTGGAGGTTTAGATGTTTTAGCTTACGTTACTGGTAGTCCAAAACCTGGAAATTTATTTTCCTTATCAGATAAGGACTGGATGGATGCGTTCAATCTACTCTTGTTAAGTGCAGTTGTTGCAGTTAGAGAAGCTGGTCAGCTAATGCAAAGTGGTGGTAGGATAATACTATCCACGTCAACCACATTAAGGCAACCTATAGATAACCTCGATTTGTCAAATGTTGTAAGGCTTTCATTAGCAGGGCTAATAAAGGTTGCGTCGAGGGAACTAGGACCTAAGGGTATTTTAGTAAATGGAGTAATGCCTGGTTGGACAAAGACAGAAAGATTGCTTCAGATTATAAGGGATAGAGCAATAAGGGAGGGTAAGAGTGAAGATGAAGTTCTTAAGTCAATTGTCGCGGATGTGCCTCTAGGTAGAGCAGGGGAGCCTGAAGAAATTGCTAATGTTGTATTATTTTTAGCGTCAAATCTTTCTACTTATGTTACCGGTGCCCTAATACCGGTAGATGGTGGGAGTATAAAAGGAGTCTTTTAAGTGTTTTTGCAGATAATACTCCGTTTTTTCTCTATTTATAGACTAACGTGGAAAAAAGCTTGCTAACGATTATATTTTATTCTGCTAAGTATTACCGTAGAGTGATCTGTAGTGAGGATTACTGAATTTTACGTTTCCAACTTTAGGAGTCTCAGTGAGGTGAATTTAAAGGATCTGGGTGGTTTTAACATAGTCGTTGGTTATAATGGATATGGAAAGACTAATTTGCTTTCATCCATCTTCTTATTTGTCAAAAATTTATCAGCTGGAATAGAAAAAAGGTCAATAGAGGATAGAAATCAAGAGTTTATATTATTATGGCAAGGTTATGATGTTTCAAAACCTATTATGATAGGAGGAAAAGTAGAATTCTCTCCTGAAGAATCAAATAAAATTGTAGGTAAAAATCAAAAGATAACACTAGAGATAATAAATAAAATGAGGTATAATAATAAGTTTGTCGAATGGAATTTGGACACCCTTTATATAAACGGCTCTCCTCCTGGAGAAGATGATTTAAAGGTCGCGAAGAAATTAGCTGAGTATGCATCTCAAGCTATTGAATACGTACCAATTTTTGACCAGACTTATTTCGATGAAACGTTAAAGAGAATGACTGAAATGAACAAGTCACCAATTAACTTAAGAAAGTATTGGTACGATTTCGTCAATTTAGTAGCAGCTACAATACCTGAAGTTAAGGGTATGGAATTTTGGGACGGGAGAAGACTAGTACTTAATGTGTATAATTTACCAATATATATTGACTTAGCAGCAAGTGGCTTCCAGAGAGTCATACTCATGTTATTTATAATCTGGCTAAGCGGAAATAAGATACTATTAATTGAAGAACCAGAGGTGAATATGCATCCAACTCTTCAAGCTAAAATTATGAAATTAATTAAGAATTGGACAGATAATAACATATTACAGTCTTTCCTTACTACACACTCCCCATATATTGTGGAAATGGCAGCAGATAGCTATGTTGTTATGAGAAGAGTTAATGGAAATTCAACTGCGATAACAGTAAAACCTACACCAGACTTAAGGGGTACCATAAGTTTGTTAAATGCTAGTTTAAGTAATATTTTGTTTAGTAGGATCATAATACTCACAAGTGAGTTAGCAGAACCTTCAGTTATAGTGAATTGGTTGAAGAGACTTAATATAAATGTAGAAGATAATGGGATATCTATTTATAAAGTGTCCTCAGACTTAGAATTACAGCACTGGCTTAAATTGAAGAACATGTTGAACTTGGACGTAATATTCCTTGGGTTATGCGATAAGTTAGATATGAGCTTAAAGGATTACTGTGTTCCTTTAAGTCGCGAGGTAGAGAATTTCTATAGTAAACAAGCCCTATTAGAGGTCTTAAGAAGACTTGGCATATATCCAGATGAAAAAGAAATAAGAGATTTAGGCAAAGAGGAAAACTTACGATGGATTATAAATGTTTTGAGGAAAAGAGGCATAGAATACGAGAAACTTAGGATGTCAATAGGAGAACTTATAACTGATGTTGACAGTATCGAAATACCTAAAGAAATAGAGATATTAGCGAATAAAATTAAATCCCTCCAAGCTACATTATAAATTATGGAGCTTAATGT belongs to Saccharolobus solfataricus and includes:
- the meaB gene encoding methylmalonyl Co-A mutase-associated GTPase MeaB, with product MLNNNLSKLIEEALNGNELAIARLLTKIEYMTDEGISALGTLSKRSGNAHVIGITGIPGSGKSTIIGGLIQEYVSRGHRVGVIVIDPSSPYTMGSFMGNRLRFQDKTMLKNVFVRSIGSRGYLGGISAEALMLTEALDGLGYDKIIIETVGAGQTDTEVEQSVHTILVVSIPGAGDDIQALKAGIMEIGDIYVLNKADRQDAELAFNTLKFAIDSAEISYRNGWKPLIVKTVAIKNEGIIELVNKIEDHLNYLKQKELFKKRIIDRRAKIVELIARRKIDEIISEIVKKNYNTIINEDITEAIPKVIHNVKELLR
- a CDS encoding cobalamin B12-binding domain-containing protein, translated to MMITTKRIKVIVAKLGLDGHDRGAKVVARALKDAGMEVVYTGLRQTPEQIVRAALQEDADVIGISILSGAHLELIPKVVEIMKQNGLNDVGLIVGGVIPPEDIKKLKEMGVDEVFLPGSSLKEIVEKVKKVAREKRGISVE
- a CDS encoding ArsR family transcriptional regulator, with the protein product MEEELTGTAKRIYLYLLRQRRPVGIRKIQKDLNLSSPSIVSYHIKKLIEDGLVKEVDEGYIVTKVILEDYVRFRSALIPRSVFLTSFLASSLIILIYLIISHPFSADIFSLIIIFIITMISVYDVGRKYKKLKSL
- a CDS encoding sulfite exporter TauE/SafE family protein, with product MFQDPTFQITVTQLQYLLSIISGILVGFSLGLIGGGGSILAIPLLLYFVGLANGIPPGSPEYTYITHLTLGTTALAVGLNSYINSYMHFRRGNVRVPEGIIFTIPGVIGDVIGAYLSHLMSGALILFLFGFLMIAVAIRMWRSKCNPNRSVLYNNSHKLSLRERIKVTKVIPAGFLVGFASGYFGIGGGFLVVPGLLFSTGLDMLRAVGTSLIAVGTFGVTAAITYAVYGYVDIVISLLYLLGGVVGGYTGSTIASRMPRQTLRKLFAIIIIVVAIYTMYINRVGVVELLHFL
- a CDS encoding metal-dependent transcriptional regulator; this encodes MSNLSRREFSYLLTIKRYNDSGEGAKINRIAKDLKIAPSSVFEEVSHLEEKGLVKKKEDGVWITNNGTRSINYLIKAHRVIEILLVNIGIDKQTACEYSKQFDYLIPEEIIDKLYNYLGKPSYCPHGLEIPL
- a CDS encoding dihydrodipicolinate synthase family protein, with product MKENISALVTPYDDKENINTEALQQLLDFLIKKGIKDFWVLGTSGEFNMLSQDERILVVSKIREMVKGKIYVGVNENSTRNSLILAKKYYDLGVDYIFSVPPIYHKPSEKGLISYFSELRNAIDLPLFIYNIPSFTGYNVPLHIIEKLAREYVLDGMKYSTTDFVSFLKYLKALKGVNKNFKVFIGEDRMILSALILDTDGAVSGISNLVPELVTNLFLEFDRGNIQRAIEIQRILNKLVDVVSLGDYPSGIKIGLRYRGINVGSVRKPLLEDSRAEGEIYNVLKELGI
- the udg gene encoding type-4 uracil-DNA glycosylase is translated as MDNLDLIADEVRKCQKCKLWKFRKNAVPGEGNSKAEIMFIGEAPGENEDIEGKPFVGVAGKLLTRLINEILGLSREDVFITNLVKCRPPNNRDPEEDEILACSPYLTRQIESIRPHIIITLGRHSTSYLFKKMNMKMESIGKVRGKFYTWNIYGYKILVFPTYHPAAALYNPPIRKVLEEDFRKVKEALSSKPITLDNFLYGSGDKGEKGNSNSGK
- a CDS encoding SDR family oxidoreductase — translated: MDLGIKGKKVIVTAASKGIGLAIAKRFLEEGAKVIISSNDESNLMKAYNKLKEIHSENVSYIKADLMNPHEVKSLVHEGYRKLGGLDVLAYVTGSPKPGNLFSLSDKDWMDAFNLLLLSAVVAVREAGQLMQSGGRIILSTSTTLRQPIDNLDLSNVVRLSLAGLIKVASRELGPKGILVNGVMPGWTKTERLLQIIRDRAIREGKSEDEVLKSIVADVPLGRAGEPEEIANVVLFLASNLSTYVTGALIPVDGGSIKGVF
- a CDS encoding ATP-dependent nuclease, coding for MRITEFYVSNFRSLSEVNLKDLGGFNIVVGYNGYGKTNLLSSIFLFVKNLSAGIEKRSIEDRNQEFILLWQGYDVSKPIMIGGKVEFSPEESNKIVGKNQKITLEIINKMRYNNKFVEWNLDTLYINGSPPGEDDLKVAKKLAEYASQAIEYVPIFDQTYFDETLKRMTEMNKSPINLRKYWYDFVNLVAATIPEVKGMEFWDGRRLVLNVYNLPIYIDLAASGFQRVILMLFIIWLSGNKILLIEEPEVNMHPTLQAKIMKLIKNWTDNNILQSFLTTHSPYIVEMAADSYVVMRRVNGNSTAITVKPTPDLRGTISLLNASLSNILFSRIIILTSELAEPSVIVNWLKRLNINVEDNGISIYKVSSDLELQHWLKLKNMLNLDVIFLGLCDKLDMSLKDYCVPLSREVENFYSKQALLEVLRRLGIYPDEKEIRDLGKEENLRWIINVLRKRGIEYEKLRMSIGELITDVDSIEIPKEIEILANKIKSLQATL